The stretch of DNA GTTGGGCTCGTTCGGGGCGGCGGGGGGATCGAGCACGTCGGGCACGAAGCCGGGCGCGCTCGCGTATTCCTCGGCGGGGAGGGCCTGGACCGTGTCGTTCGAGCCGCTGATGAGCGGCATGCCGAACTTCCAGAAGAGGAGGAGGGCGCCCGCGATCGCGAGAACGCGGAGGAGACTGTTACGGTCCATTCGGCGGCTTGTTCCTCTTCGCGTTACCGAGCCGGTGGGGGAGGGTCGAACCCGCCAGCGTGAAACGGGTGGCACTTACACAGGCGTTTCACCGAAAGCAAGCTGCCGCGCGCCGCGCCGTGCCCTTCGATGCACGCGAACGCATACCGCGAGCACGACGGCTCGAAGCGACAGGCGCGCCCCAACCAAGGCGAAATCGCGAGCTGGTAGAAGCGAATGAGCGCGAGAAGACAGCGGGCGACCATCCGACCCGCGCCACCATGCGTCGAGATCGCCCCGCGCGCCAGGCCAGTCGACACGAATCTTCCCAACGCAGGGGGCTACGCCCCCTGCACCCCGCTCGCACCCGTAGGACGCGTGCGAAGACGCACGCATCCTCCGGTGCTCGCCGATGGGGGCGGTGCGATGTTCGCGGGGGTGCGACAGTCGCCCGCTTGCGCGGTCGAGCTTTGCACCGGTTTCGTGCGCGAATCGCGCAAGGGTGCACGGGAAGGTCAGGGCTTGCGAACCGGTTCTGCACGCGCGGGGGCGGGCGGCGGCTTCGCGGGGGCGGGCGGCGGCTTCGCGGGGGCGGGCGGCGGCTTGGTGAGGGCCTTGGTGCAGGCCTTGAGGAGGGAGGGGCGGGCGCGCGACCATTCGTCGCGGAGCTGGGCGAGGGGGAGGGCGTGGGCGCCTTCGCGGGCGATGACGACCAGGTCGATGCCGCGCGGCACGAAGTCCGGCCACTGGCGGAAGCACTCGCGGCAGACGCGCTTGATGCGGTTCCGCATCGTCGCGTCGCCGACCTTCTTCGTCGCGACGATGCCGATGCGCGAGGGGGCGTCCGGCGCGGTGCCGGCGGCCGCCAGGAAGACGAAGTGCCTGCTCGTCGCGCGCTCGCCTTGCGATTGAACGCGCACGAAGTCGGCGCGACGGCGGATCCGTCGCTCTTTTCCGAACGTCAGCCGAAGGGCGGCGGCGTCGATGCGATCTACTTCTTGTAGATCGAGACGGTCAGCCGGGCGCGACCCTTGCGGCGACGGTTCGCGAGGACCTTCGCGCCGCCGCGCGTCGCCATGCGAGCGAGGAAGCCGTGCGTGCGGAGGCGGCGCTTGTTGTGGGGCTGATAAGTACGCTTCGGCTTTGCCATGACTCGTATCCCGTGAGGGGGCCGGGGAAACAACCACTGCGGCGCCTGGCTGTCAAGCGGGTCGCGTCATGTCGAACGCGAGCGACAGCAGGCCGCGACTTGAGTAAGAGCCGGATAGTTGCTCCTGCCGCGTCCGAAGTGATGCGATGGTGCCGCGCTCCTTCTGACCCAAAAACGCCGCGCGCGAGCTTTTACCCCATGAGCCTGAAATCACGTGCAATGGTCGCCGGTTCGGTCGGCGCGCTCCTCCTTGGCGCGACGGCTGGTACCGCCGAAGCTCAACAGAAGACCTTCAAGCTGGACCGCCTCGAGATGCCAGGCGCGCCGGAAGACGGGCTCACGCTGTTCCGTCCGGTCACCAACCAGCGCACGATCTTCTATGGCCAGCTCGGCATCGGCTACCAGCTCCGGCCTCTCCGCACGAGCACGGTCACGACCGACCAGGCGACGATCAACCGCTCGTCGTCCACCGTCGTCCAGGACCAGCTCGCGGTCTACGGCAACGCCGGGTTCCAGCTCTTCGATCGCGCCACCATCGGTCTCTCGTTTCCGTGGTGGCCGGTCCAGACCGGCGAGAACCCGATCTACACCGCCGGCGGCGGCCTCCCGTCGCCCGGCGTCACGCGCACCACCAACGTCGTGACCGGCGGCCCCGCGGCCGGCGACCTCCGCCTCGATCTCCGCGGCGTCCTCGTGCGCAGCGAGGACAGGAAGAGCGCCCTCGGCGCCCAGCTCAACGTGTTCTTCCCGACCGGCACGCCGTCGAACTTCGGCGGCGACGACAAGGCGTCGGTCCTCGCGATGGTCACCGCCGAGACGCAGGTGAAGTTCCTCATCCTCACCGCGAACACGGGCCTCCACTTCCGGCCGCGTCACTCGATCAACGATCCGAACGTCGGCAACGGCCTCGGCGTCGGCAACGAGTGGCGCTGGGCGGTCGGCGCGTTCATCCCGTTCAAGGACGGCAAGTACCGCCTCGGCGGCAGCATCTTCGGCCAGACCGGCTTCGAGAGCGACAACGTCATCGGCAAGACGGCGTTCACGAAGCGGAACACGCCGGTCGAGTTCAACATCGAAGGCCGCATGCGCTTCGGCCCGGCCGATCACTGGTACCTCGGCGCCGGCGCCGGCTCCTCGATCCTCCGCGGCTACGGCGCGCCCGACCTCCGCCTCCTCGGCGTGTTCGGCCTCTACATTCCGATCCTCGACACCGATCCGAAGTCGCCGGACCGGAAGGCCGAGACGAAGAAGTGGCGGCAGGAGCACGTCGGCGATCGCGACGGCGACGGAATCCCCGACGACATCGACGCGTGCCCGGACGAGCCCGAGGACCACCTCGGCAACGATCCGAACGACGGCTGTCCGATGCCGAAGGACCGCGACGGCGACGGCATCCCCGATCAGTACGACAAGTGCCCCGACGAGCCGGAGGACAAGGACGGCATCGACGACGGCGACGGCTGCCCCGAGGACGACGTCGACAACGACGGCGTGCCCGACGTCACCGACGCGTGCCCGCGCGTGCCGGGCAAGCCGAACAAGGACCCGAAGCGGAACGGCTGTCCGACGACGATCGACGTCGACGAGTCGGGCAACATCCGCGTCCTCCAGAAGGTCGAGTTCGAGTTCGGCACCGCGAAGCTCAGCCCCGCGAGCTTCCCGATCCTCCAGGAGGTCGCCGACTACCTGAAGGCCACGCCGGGCATCAAGAAGATGGCCGTCGAAGGCCACACCGACAACAAGGGCTCCGCCGCGCTCAACAAGAGGCTGTCGCAAGAGCGCGCCGCGGCGTGCATGAACTGGCTGACCTCGCACGGCATCGCCGCCGATCGCCTCGAGGCCAACGGCTACGGCATGGAGAAGCCGCTCGTCGACAACGACACCGCCGAGAACCGCGCGAAGAACCGCCGCGTCGAGTTCAACATCGTAAAGCAAGACTCGAAGTAGGAGCCCTCGGGCCCGCCTCGAAGGAGGCCGGACCCGTCGGCCCCACCTCGAAGGGGCCCCAGAAGCGGCCGCGGAAGCGGGCGCGCAGCGCCCCGAGCGCAACGCGCGAGGGCCGTGTCTGGGGTGGGGGTGTCGGGGCGAAGCCCCGACGTTGAGAAGCGCCCCAGAAGCGGCCGCGGAAGCGGGCGCGCAGCGCCCCGAGCGCAACGCGCGAGGGCCGTGTCTGGGGTGGGGTGTCGGGGCGAAGCCCCGACGTTGAGAAGCCCCCCTACTCCTCAGTGGAGTCGATGCGTGTGAAGGACTGATCGAGCTCGAGGACGTAGGTTCCTTCGTAGGTCTGTGGCTGCGGCGTGAGCCACTCCTCGGGGGCGAGGCGGGAGAACCAGAGGGCGCCGTCGGCGCGGCGATAGAGGTGGTACGTGCCGCCCGGCTTCTTCTCGAACGCGCAGCTCACGCGATGGAGCTCGGCGTCGCGCTTCGCCTTCGCGAGGAGCGCGTGGGCCTCGGCCTGGAGCCGCTTGATCTGGTCGGCGATGAGGTTCAGCTTCCCGCCTGTCATCGTCGCCAGCGTCTGGTCGGCGGCCTGGATCGCGGCGGCGACGTTCACGAGGTCGAACGCGGGCGCCATCCGGCTCAGCGGATAGGGCGCCGCGCGCGCGGGTCCGTCGTAGCGCCCGGGATCGACCTCGGGTGGCGGGCTCGTCATCGGACGCGGCGGATCGTCGTCGTCGCTCACGTGCTCAGCATGCCATCACGAGAGGAGCGAGGAGAAGAGCTCAGAGCGGCGAAGAGAAGACCTCGCATACGTAAACGCGACCGTCGGCGTCACGCGCCACCGCGACGCCGAGATGGGTGTATTTTGCATTCAACAGGTTGAGGCGATGGGACGGGCTCGCGTGGATCGCGCGGTGAGCGAGTGCGAGCGTGCGTCCGCGCGCGACGTTTTCGCCCATGACGCCGGCGTGGAGGTTCTCCGCTTCGAAGCGCGCCCTCGGGTCGCCGTCGCCGAGGTCGTGCGCGACGGCGCGGACGCGGGCGAGGCCCTCGACGTGGCGGCGCGCGATGGCGTCGAGGCGCGGATCACGCTGGAGCGGACCCAGTGACTCGTTCGCGCGCACCGCCGCGATCATGCGTTCGAGCGAAGTCGCGTCGTCGAACGCGCCCTTGCCGGTGACGTCGCCGCCGGTGACGTCGTCGTTGGCGGCATCCTCGCCTGGTGCCACGTCGCTGGCGTGCGACGGTGCGACGTCGGCGAACACGCGCGCCTCGAGCACGGGGCGTGGTCCCTCTTCGAGATCGGCGACGAGCTGCACGGTGAACGGACCGGGCCGGTCGAGCGCGAACCGCGCGCGCGCGCTTCCGCTCGTCGCGTCGAAGGCCGTGGCCACCGTGCGCGGTGCGCCGCGCGCGCCGAGCAGCACCACGCGCGCCCCCTTCGCGGGGACGTTCACGCGCGCCCGAAAATCGAGCCAGGCCCCGGTGCGAGAGCGGACCGGCAGCGGCTCGAGATCGGCGAGCGCATCGGCGACGATCGCGAGCTCCCGCGTGCCCGTCGTCGCCGCCGCCGCGGTCGTCGTCGGCGGCGCGGATGCCGTCGTCGCTGCTGCCGCCGTCGCCGTCGCCGTCGCGATACCGCAGCGGGTGCTTGCGCCATGCAACGATTGGAGCGCCTTCTCGATCGACGCACCGATCAGCACGCGTGGGCGGACGTACGGCGCGCCGTTTTCGCGGAGGAGGAGAGTCACGCGCTCCACGTCCACGTCGGCGCCGTCTGCGACGACGCTCTCCGCGACGCGCATCAGCGCCGCGTCGAGCGTCCGGCACGACTTCGCGATCGCCGCGACGCGTGGATCGGCCGGCGGCGCGGCCTCCTGCGGCGACTCGGTCACGTCCCGCCACGAGCTCGCCGGCGCCGGCACGTCGCCGATCGGCGCGAGGCTCGCCCCTCCACGCGGCGTCACCGGCACCGGCTCCGCCGCACACCCAACCAACCACGCGGCGACCACTCCGACCACGAGCGCGCGTGCGCGGTGCCCGCAGGTCGCGAGCACGTGCGCGTGGCCGCCGTGCTCGCGGTGCTCGGCAGTCGCGAGCGCGCGGGTCGCCGCGAGCATGCCGGCCGCGGGTGCGCATACGGACTCCGCAGCGCCGGCGGCGAGTGGCCGACGGGGAGTGCATGAAACGCGGCTCCTTCGGGGTGCCTGCCGCGCAAAGCCCGGCGTTGACAGACCGCTCACTTCTTCGCGCGCCGCTTCGCGTCGTTGCGGCGCGCGAGGGCAAAGCCGACGCGCACGCCCAGAATGAACCCCGCGACAGCACACAGCGCGGCCAAGAGACCATTCACGATGCCCCCTCCCTAACGCGTGCTTCACGCCGGGGCCCCAGAAGCGGCCGCGCAAGCGGTCGCGAAGCGACCCTCGCGCAAAGCGCGAGGGCCGTGTCTGGGGTGGGGGTGTCGGGGGCGAAGCCCCCGACGTTGACTTGAGAGCTCAGTTGATCACGAACGACTTGCCGACGCGGACGGGCGCGCCCGCGAAGGCCGGGACGTGTGCGCCGCGGAACTTGCCGGCGACGCAGCCGCCGACGGCGGTGCCCGGGTACGGGCCCTGATCGACGACCGCGGTGCCGACCGAGCCGTCGGGGTTGAACGTGACCGTCACGTGGCCCGGGCCCGTCGGGCCGTCGGCCTTCTTGCAGCTCTGGACGTCGATCTTGCCGAGCGAGCCCGCGGCTGCGCCCTTGTCGAACGACGCGGTGGAGCCGCCACCGCCGCCACCGCCACCGCCACCACCCGCGGGCTGGCCGACCGCGCCCGCGATGCCCTCCGCCAGAGAGGCGGGCTTCGGAGGAGGTGCGGGGGCAGGGGCCGCTGCAGGCGCCGGCGAGTCTCCGCCCGCCTTCGGTGCAGCCGCGACGGCGGGGCCCGTCCTCGGGGCCGGAGCGCCCGGGTTGACCGTGGGCGTCTTGCCCGCGTTGCTGCCGGTGCCCGGAGGCGCCGGCTCGTTCGCGGCGGTGCCGCCCGACGAGGTGCCGGTGCTGGGGTTGTCGCTGCCGCCGGAGGTCGTGTCGTTGCCGGCGAGCCTGTTGTCGCCGGTGCCCGGCTCCGGGGTCAGCGCGCCGGACGGAGTGGGCGTCGCCCCGTCGGCCGCGGCCGGCGGACGCGTGAGGATGACCGCGGCGACGATGCCGATCGCGATGAACGCGCACCCGCCGAGGATCGCGAAGATCATGCCCTTGTTCGACTTGGGCTGCTCGACCGGCGCCGTGACGCCGAGGTCGACCGCCTCGAGCGGCGGGGGCGCGAGGATCGGCGCGGCGAGGGCGGCGCCGAACGCGCCGCCGCCGCTGAGGTTCATGATGTCGTCGACGCGCGCGCCTTTGTCCTTCTTCTTGTCGTCATCCATGTTCGCGCTGAGCGCGCGGATGTCGATGAGGCCCGAGCCGTCGCCCGTCGCCGTGGTCTTGCCGGCGCCGCCGCCGACGTCGCCGTTCTTCGCCGGCGCCTTCTCCGTCAGCGCCGAGAGCGAGAAGAGGACGCTGTTCTCGTTGCGCTGACCGGTGAGCTTCTCGTCGGCGCCGGAGACGCCCGCCGCCGCCGCCGCGTTCGCCGCCACCGCGGCGTTCGACGCGCTCGTCATCACCTCGTCTTCGCCGCCCGCCTTCTCGACGTTGCCGAAGAGGTCGGCGCCCTGCGCACGCCCACCCGCGCGGCGCGCCGCGGCGGCCGGGGCCGGCTCGGCCGCGGGGCTCGCGAAGAGGCCCGCCGCGCCGTTGCCGCCCGGCGAGACGCTGCCCGAGAACGCGTCGGCCGGCGCGGTGGAGCCGCCCGCGAAGAGAGGAGCGGCCGCGGGAGGAGGCACCGACGCCGACGGCGCGACGGACATCATCTCCTCCGGGGCGCGGGTCGCGCTCTTCACCGCGGAGTAGATCTGATCGATCTCGCGGAGCGGCAGCCAGTCGGCCATCCCGTCCTTCCAGCAATACGTCTCGTCGTTGACGACGCCGTCGCGATACTCCGTCGCGATCTCGCCGACGGTCATCGTGCGTTGATCGCCGTCGGCGACGTTCACGGTCCACTGATCGCCGCCGCCACCGCCCGCGTAGTCGAACGCGTTCTGATCGCCGCCAGCGTCGGCCGCCTGGTCGTTGCCGTTGATGACGATCGTCGAGCTGCATTTCTTGCAGCGGATCTTGACGACCTTCCCCAGGACCTTTTCATCCGCGATCGTGTATTTGGCCTGGCACGACTGGCACTGAATCTTCATCGCCTACCGTCCTCGAGAAAGGGCGTGTGTAGAGTTGAGAGCGAAGCGCGGATTGGTGGAAATCAGCGAGCGCGGAATCCGACCGGCTTGCCGAGTATAGCGACCCGCGATCCGCATGATCAAGCTAGCGACGTCCGAGAAGATGGAGAGTTCTCGTGAGGTTGCGAAATGGTGTCCATGGCCCGACGTGTGGGTCTCGCAGACAAAGCGCGACTCAGAATGGACGCGCGAGGCCCCTCGGACCTTGGGTCAGTTCAGCAGCACCAGCTGCGTCCCGTCTTTTCCGCAGAAGTCGGCGCCGCCGTCGAAGCGCTCACCGCACGACGGACAGATCTTCCCGCGCGGCGCGTCGCTGCGCTGCGCCATCGCTTGCACCGGATAAGGGATCAGCACCTGCTTGTCCTTCGGGCAGCGCGTCACCTCGCTCCCGAACACCGTGTTGCACACCGGGCAGATGCCACCGCCGCGCTTCTCCGGCGCGCCGGCCGCGACGAGCGGCGTGCCGTCGTGAGGACAGAAGGAAGTCCCCGGCTCCATCTCGCGGCCGCACGAGGCACACACGAGGTCCGCGCGGCGGAGGGGCGGAGCAGGCTCGGCCGCGACGCTGCGTGAGCTCGACACCGCGCGCGCGGCGGCCACGCTCTCCTCGTGCGCGCGCTGCTGCGCGGCGTGCTCGGCCTCACGCCGTCGCCGGCGCTCGAGCACCTCGCGGACGCGCTCCTCGTGCCGCTCCTCCGCCGCGTGCATGAGCTCCTTCGCGCGCCGGTTGCGCCGGAGGACGAAGATCCCCGCGACGAGCAGGCCCGCGAGGGCGGCGCCGATGATGCCGAGGAACACGAGCCGCCGCTTTCGCGCGCCGTCCTCGACCACGGACTCGTCCGCGCCGATCGACTGCGAGGCGATGACGACGGACGCCGCCTCGTCGCTCTCGCCCTCGGCGTTCAAGCCCGAGCGCTGGAGGAGCTCGTCGTA from Labilithrix sp. encodes:
- the yidD gene encoding membrane protein insertion efficiency factor YidD, with amino-acid sequence MVARCLLALIRFYQLAISPWLGRACRFEPSCSRYAFACIEGHGAARGSLLSVKRLCKCHPFHAGGFDPPPPAR
- the rnpA gene encoding ribonuclease P protein component; translated protein: MRVQSQGERATSRHFVFLAAAGTAPDAPSRIGIVATKKVGDATMRNRIKRVCRECFRQWPDFVPRGIDLVVIAREGAHALPLAQLRDEWSRARPSLLKACTKALTKPPPAPAKPPPAPAKPPPAPARAEPVRKP
- the rpmH gene encoding 50S ribosomal protein L34; translation: MAKPKRTYQPHNKRRLRTHGFLARMATRGGAKVLANRRRKGRARLTVSIYKK
- a CDS encoding OmpA family protein; this encodes MVAGSVGALLLGATAGTAEAQQKTFKLDRLEMPGAPEDGLTLFRPVTNQRTIFYGQLGIGYQLRPLRTSTVTTDQATINRSSSTVVQDQLAVYGNAGFQLFDRATIGLSFPWWPVQTGENPIYTAGGGLPSPGVTRTTNVVTGGPAAGDLRLDLRGVLVRSEDRKSALGAQLNVFFPTGTPSNFGGDDKASVLAMVTAETQVKFLILTANTGLHFRPRHSINDPNVGNGLGVGNEWRWAVGAFIPFKDGKYRLGGSIFGQTGFESDNVIGKTAFTKRNTPVEFNIEGRMRFGPADHWYLGAGAGSSILRGYGAPDLRLLGVFGLYIPILDTDPKSPDRKAETKKWRQEHVGDRDGDGIPDDIDACPDEPEDHLGNDPNDGCPMPKDRDGDGIPDQYDKCPDEPEDKDGIDDGDGCPEDDVDNDGVPDVTDACPRVPGKPNKDPKRNGCPTTIDVDESGNIRVLQKVEFEFGTAKLSPASFPILQEVADYLKATPGIKKMAVEGHTDNKGSAALNKRLSQERAAACMNWLTSHGIAADRLEANGYGMEKPLVDNDTAENRAKNRRVEFNIVKQDSK
- a CDS encoding DUF2452 domain-containing protein, translated to MSDDDDPPRPMTSPPPEVDPGRYDGPARAAPYPLSRMAPAFDLVNVAAAIQAADQTLATMTGGKLNLIADQIKRLQAEAHALLAKAKRDAELHRVSCAFEKKPGGTYHLYRRADGALWFSRLAPEEWLTPQPQTYEGTYVLELDQSFTRIDSTEE
- a CDS encoding CAP domain-containing protein, which codes for MLAATRALATAEHREHGGHAHVLATCGHRARALVVGVVAAWLVGCAAEPVPVTPRGGASLAPIGDVPAPASSWRDVTESPQEAAPPADPRVAAIAKSCRTLDAALMRVAESVVADGADVDVERVTLLLRENGAPYVRPRVLIGASIEKALQSLHGASTRCGIATATATAAAATTASAPPTTTAAAATTGTRELAIVADALADLEPLPVRSRTGAWLDFRARVNVPAKGARVVLLGARGAPRTVATAFDATSGSARARFALDRPGPFTVQLVADLEEGPRPVLEARVFADVAPSHASDVAPGEDAANDDVTGGDVTGKGAFDDATSLERMIAAVRANESLGPLQRDPRLDAIARRHVEGLARVRAVAHDLGDGDPRARFEAENLHAGVMGENVARGRTLALAHRAIHASPSHRLNLLNAKYTHLGVAVARDADGRVYVCEVFSSPL
- a CDS encoding zinc-ribbon domain-containing protein, which translates into the protein MKIQCQSCQAKYTIADEKVLGKVVKIRCKKCSSTIVINGNDQAADAGGDQNAFDYAGGGGGDQWTVNVADGDQRTMTVGEIATEYRDGVVNDETYCWKDGMADWLPLREIDQIYSAVKSATRAPEEMMSVAPSASVPPPAAAPLFAGGSTAPADAFSGSVSPGGNGAAGLFASPAAEPAPAAAARRAGGRAQGADLFGNVEKAGGEDEVMTSASNAAVAANAAAAAGVSGADEKLTGQRNENSVLFSLSALTEKAPAKNGDVGGGAGKTTATGDGSGLIDIRALSANMDDDKKKDKGARVDDIMNLSGGGAFGAALAAPILAPPPLEAVDLGVTAPVEQPKSNKGMIFAILGGCAFIAIGIVAAVILTRPPAAADGATPTPSGALTPEPGTGDNRLAGNDTTSGGSDNPSTGTSSGGTAANEPAPPGTGSNAGKTPTVNPGAPAPRTGPAVAAAPKAGGDSPAPAAAPAPAPPPKPASLAEGIAGAVGQPAGGGGGGGGGGGSTASFDKGAAAGSLGKIDVQSCKKADGPTGPGHVTVTFNPDGSVGTAVVDQGPYPGTAVGGCVAGKFRGAHVPAFAGAPVRVGKSFVIN